One genomic region from Candidatus Endomicrobiellum trichonymphae encodes:
- the rnc gene encoding ribonuclease III has product MNKNWEKFQKIIEYKFGDPKILATALTHKSYAAETVGENYNRRMEFLGDSILSAIVAETLYLRYPRESEGKLSQFKAQIISAHNLSSWAREMDLGGCIYLGKSEDTKEARQRESLLCDVFEAVIGAIYLDGGFENAKKFVLRFLNDQKEIEITDYKSRLQEILQSIYKELPEYKVIKESGPDHNKKFEVAVYIKSELLGKGAGNSKKEAQQFAAKQAMKNIRAESEVWKLECGNKRRERTLK; this is encoded by the coding sequence TTGAATAAAAATTGGGAAAAGTTTCAAAAGATTATTGAATACAAGTTTGGCGATCCTAAAATTTTAGCAACGGCATTAACGCATAAATCCTATGCGGCGGAGACCGTCGGAGAAAATTATAATAGACGTATGGAATTTTTGGGAGATAGTATTCTTTCGGCTATTGTTGCAGAAACGCTCTATCTGAGATATCCTCGAGAAAGCGAGGGGAAATTGTCGCAGTTTAAAGCTCAGATTATTTCAGCTCATAATTTGAGCAGTTGGGCTAGGGAAATGGATTTGGGCGGTTGTATATATTTAGGTAAAAGTGAAGACACAAAAGAAGCAAGGCAGAGAGAAAGTTTGTTGTGTGATGTATTTGAGGCTGTCATCGGAGCGATATATTTAGACGGTGGTTTTGAGAATGCAAAAAAGTTTGTTTTAAGATTTTTGAACGATCAGAAAGAGATAGAGATTACAGACTATAAAAGCAGATTACAGGAAATTCTGCAGTCGATATATAAAGAGCTTCCCGAGTACAAAGTAATAAAAGAATCTGGTCCCGATCATAATAAGAAATTTGAAGTTGCTGTATATATAAAAAGTGAGTTATTAGGCAAAGGCGCGGGAAATTCCAAAAAAGAAGCCCAGCAGTTCGCCGCCAAGCAGGCAATGAAAAACATAAGGGCAGAGAGTGAGGTGTGGAAATTGGAATGTGGAAATAAACGGCGGGAACGAACTCTTAAATAA
- the fabF gene encoding beta-ketoacyl-ACP synthase II — MNKRIVITGIGVVTPIGIGNAEFTKALKEGRSGVSAIESFDTTAYTTKFAASVKNFDPEKFIDKKKIKRMARFTQLGFTAAKMAVEDSRLNLSKEDLSRIGVITGTGIGGLDIIEREERVLLSKGARRVSPFLIPMIITNMLPGEIAINYGFTGPNYAITSACASSNNAMGDALRLLRSGDADVIISGGAEGTIVPLGLAGFCSIKALSQRNNEPHKASRPFDKTRDGFVMGEGAGIVVFETLEHALNRGARIYAEFAGYGASDDAYHITAPEPEGRAAVLAMEKAIIDAGIYKEEVDYINAHGTSTVLNDRTETFAIKKVFGEKAYKIPISSTKSMTGHLLGGAAVVELAATVFAMQEGFIHPTINYETSDPECDLDYVPNTSRIQQINCALSNSLGFGGHNATVVIKKYVE; from the coding sequence ATGAACAAAAGAATAGTTATAACTGGCATAGGAGTTGTTACTCCTATAGGTATAGGAAATGCTGAATTTACAAAAGCTTTAAAAGAGGGTAGATCTGGAGTTTCTGCCATTGAATCATTTGATACAACCGCATATACCACGAAATTTGCAGCTAGTGTTAAAAACTTTGATCCTGAAAAATTTATTGACAAAAAGAAAATAAAAAGAATGGCAAGATTTACACAGCTTGGATTTACAGCGGCCAAAATGGCTGTTGAGGATTCAAGACTTAATCTTTCTAAGGAAGATTTGTCAAGAATCGGCGTTATAACAGGAACCGGCATCGGAGGTTTAGATATAATTGAAAGAGAAGAACGAGTTCTTTTGTCAAAAGGAGCCAGAAGAGTAAGTCCTTTCCTTATTCCTATGATAATTACTAATATGCTTCCGGGTGAAATAGCTATTAATTACGGTTTTACGGGACCGAATTATGCGATTACAAGCGCGTGTGCATCTTCTAATAATGCTATGGGCGATGCTTTAAGATTGCTTCGCAGCGGTGATGCTGACGTGATAATTTCGGGTGGGGCGGAAGGAACGATCGTTCCTTTGGGGCTTGCGGGTTTCTGTTCAATTAAAGCTCTTTCGCAGAGAAATAACGAGCCGCATAAGGCTTCGAGGCCTTTTGACAAAACTCGCGACGGGTTTGTTATGGGCGAAGGTGCTGGCATAGTCGTATTCGAGACTCTGGAACATGCGCTAAATAGAGGTGCGAGAATATATGCTGAGTTTGCAGGATACGGGGCGTCTGACGATGCTTATCATATTACTGCTCCTGAACCTGAAGGCAGAGCCGCTGTTTTGGCTATGGAAAAAGCAATAATAGATGCCGGCATTTACAAAGAAGAAGTTGACTATATTAATGCACACGGCACGTCAACTGTGTTAAATGATAGAACGGAGACTTTTGCAATAAAAAAAGTTTTCGGCGAGAAAGCGTATAAGATACCAATTTCATCTACGAAGTCGATGACGGGACATCTTTTAGGCGGTGCAGCTGTTGTAGAGCTTGCGGCTACGGTTTTTGCAATGCAGGAAGGTTTTATACATCCTACGATAAACTATGAGACGTCCGATCCGGAATGTGATTTGGATTATGTTCCGAATACGTCGCGTATTCAGCAGATCAATTGCGCTCTTTCAAATTCTCTTGGTTTTGGCGGACATAATGCGACCGTTGTAATAAAAAAATATGTTGAATAA
- the acpP gene encoding acyl carrier protein, translated as MADFEARVKEIIVEQLGVDPAEVVTGASFVNDLGADSLDTVELVMAFEEKFGIEIPDEEAEKIQTVGSAIDYVKTHVRK; from the coding sequence ATGGCAGATTTTGAAGCTAGAGTAAAGGAAATTATTGTTGAGCAATTAGGTGTAGATCCAGCTGAAGTGGTAACCGGTGCATCTTTTGTTAATGACTTGGGTGCGGATTCTTTGGATACTGTAGAACTTGTTATGGCTTTTGAAGAAAAGTTTGGCATTGAAATTCCGGACGAGGAAGCGGAAAAAATCCAGACGGTTGGAAGTGCGATAGATTATGTTAAAACTCACGTTAGAAAATAA
- the fabG gene encoding 3-oxoacyl-[acyl-carrier-protein] reductase codes for MKLQGKVAVITGSAQGIGRSIAEVFASEGSRLVISDINIESAQKTADEIKTKYGFDTIAVAGNVSKLEDCEDLVKTSIDKFSKIDILINNAGITKDNLVLRMSESEWDSVIAVNLKGVFNCIKAVSKIMLKQRQGRIINISSVVGQMGNAGQINYSASKGGVIAITKTCAREFASRNILVNAIAPGFIRTAMTDKLTEGQRQMMTSIIPLVRLGEVSDIAKAALFLASDDSSYITGHVLSVNGGMYM; via the coding sequence ATGAAACTTCAGGGTAAAGTGGCAGTTATTACGGGTTCGGCGCAGGGAATAGGAAGATCGATAGCAGAGGTTTTTGCGTCGGAAGGATCTCGACTTGTGATTTCCGATATCAATATAGAGTCGGCACAAAAAACAGCAGATGAAATAAAGACAAAATATGGTTTTGATACAATAGCGGTTGCCGGAAACGTTTCAAAATTGGAAGACTGCGAGGATTTGGTCAAAACTTCTATTGACAAATTTTCAAAAATAGATATACTAATTAATAATGCCGGAATAACTAAAGATAATCTGGTTTTGAGAATGAGCGAATCGGAATGGGATTCAGTTATAGCGGTTAATTTAAAGGGTGTATTTAATTGTATAAAAGCCGTAAGTAAAATAATGCTTAAGCAGAGACAAGGCAGAATAATAAATATATCTTCTGTCGTAGGTCAGATGGGAAATGCAGGTCAGATAAATTACTCTGCATCAAAGGGTGGTGTGATTGCAATAACAAAAACCTGTGCGAGAGAATTTGCTTCGAGAAATATTTTAGTAAATGCTATTGCTCCAGGATTTATCCGCACTGCAATGACGGATAAATTGACGGAAGGGCAAAGGCAGATGATGACTTCAATAATACCTCTTGTAAGGCTTGGAGAAGTTTCTGATATAGCAAAAGCAGCGTTATTTTTGGCAAGTGATGATTCATCTTATATAACAGGACATGTTTTGTCCGTAAATGGCGGAATGTATATGTAA
- the fabD gene encoding ACP S-malonyltransferase, with amino-acid sequence MSKIALMFPGQGAQTVGMGKDLYDKYLKAREIIDLAGNELKNIIFEGTEETLKLTEYAQPAIFVVSMAAFEVFKESYGLSVDGFVSAGHSLGEYSALCAAGFFSFKDGLAMVTARGKFIQKASAKTPGIMAAIIGMEKSAVEDLCKRASGVGVCEAVNFNSPRQIVIAGTVSAVNKAVEFAATAGAKTVILNVSGPFHSSIMSPASDDMSKELEKYNFTAPSFSVYTNCDALLTTDTSAIKEKLVRQIKSPVKWDEIVQNIIKLGYYKFVEVGPGKILSGLLRKIDRSKKALNIEDSASLQKTLEELNK; translated from the coding sequence ATGTCAAAAATAGCGTTGATGTTTCCTGGTCAGGGAGCGCAGACTGTCGGGATGGGAAAAGATCTTTATGATAAATACCTCAAAGCTAGAGAAATAATTGATTTGGCAGGAAACGAGCTTAAGAATATTATTTTCGAGGGGACTGAAGAAACTTTAAAACTTACTGAATATGCGCAGCCCGCAATATTTGTTGTTAGCATGGCAGCTTTTGAAGTTTTCAAAGAATCTTATGGGCTTTCAGTCGACGGGTTTGTCTCTGCTGGACACTCGTTAGGCGAATATTCTGCCTTGTGTGCGGCCGGTTTTTTCAGCTTTAAGGACGGTTTAGCTATGGTCACGGCGAGAGGAAAGTTTATTCAAAAAGCGTCTGCAAAAACGCCCGGAATAATGGCGGCAATTATAGGCATGGAAAAATCTGCTGTTGAGGATTTATGCAAGCGAGCTTCGGGCGTGGGTGTCTGCGAAGCGGTTAATTTTAATTCACCTAGACAAATTGTTATAGCTGGAACTGTGTCGGCGGTAAATAAGGCGGTTGAATTTGCAGCTACTGCAGGAGCAAAAACCGTTATTTTAAATGTTTCGGGCCCGTTTCATTCTTCTATTATGTCGCCGGCCTCGGATGACATGTCAAAAGAACTTGAGAAATATAATTTCACTGCGCCGTCTTTTAGCGTTTATACGAACTGCGATGCCTTATTGACGACAGATACCTCCGCTATTAAGGAAAAACTTGTAAGACAGATCAAAAGTCCTGTAAAGTGGGATGAAATTGTTCAGAATATTATTAAATTGGGATACTATAAATTTGTAGAAGTCGGTCCCGGAAAGATTTTGTCCGGGCTTTTAAGAAAAATAGACAGATCAAAAAAAGCGTTAAATATAGAAGATTCGGCAAGCTTACAAAAAACGTTGGAGGAACTAAATAAATGA
- a CDS encoding beta-ketoacyl-ACP synthase III, with the protein MNKKIGTEILGTGSYFPKKVLTNADLEKMIDTSDEWIRTRTGIKERRVSEKNEPTSELAYKASIEALEDAGILPEQIDLIIIATMTPDMLVPSTACFLHKRLGLTNSAPSFDLSAACSGFIYGISAAKAFIESGLYKTILLVGAEELTKFMDWTDRNTCILFGDGAGAIVLSASEENDNVLSVFLGADGSYSNLLFLPACGTACYDPADDMNGHTIKMQGKEVFKSAVPKMVLAAEKALSFSKKELKDIKLFIPHQANMRIIEAVAKKMGVSMDRVFVNVHKTGNISAATTITALDEAIKTGRLQKGDLAELIAFGSGFTWGATVIRI; encoded by the coding sequence ATGAATAAAAAAATCGGCACGGAGATTTTAGGTACTGGATCATATTTCCCAAAAAAAGTTCTTACGAATGCAGATTTGGAAAAGATGATTGATACTTCTGATGAGTGGATACGTACAAGAACCGGAATTAAAGAAAGAAGAGTATCTGAAAAAAATGAGCCGACTTCAGAACTTGCTTATAAGGCTTCAATTGAAGCGTTGGAAGATGCAGGTATTTTGCCTGAACAGATAGATTTGATAATTATTGCAACGATGACTCCTGATATGTTAGTTCCGTCAACTGCATGCTTTCTGCACAAGAGGCTGGGACTTACCAATTCGGCTCCGTCGTTTGATTTGTCTGCCGCATGTAGCGGTTTTATCTATGGAATTTCAGCGGCGAAAGCTTTTATTGAGTCGGGATTATACAAGACGATTTTATTGGTCGGCGCCGAAGAACTTACAAAATTTATGGATTGGACCGATAGAAATACCTGTATTTTGTTTGGCGACGGAGCGGGAGCAATAGTTTTATCGGCTTCAGAGGAAAATGACAATGTTTTGTCTGTGTTTCTCGGAGCTGACGGTTCATATTCGAATTTGCTTTTTTTGCCTGCATGTGGAACGGCTTGTTATGATCCGGCAGATGACATGAATGGACATACAATAAAGATGCAAGGTAAAGAAGTTTTTAAATCTGCTGTGCCGAAAATGGTGCTTGCTGCCGAAAAAGCGCTTAGTTTTTCGAAGAAAGAACTTAAAGATATAAAACTTTTTATTCCTCATCAGGCAAATATGAGAATAATTGAAGCGGTTGCCAAAAAAATGGGCGTTTCTATGGACAGAGTTTTTGTAAATGTTCATAAGACGGGAAATATTTCGGCTGCGACAACAATTACGGCACTAGACGAAGCAATAAAAACCGGCAGACTGCAAAAAGGCGACCTCGCGGAATTGATTGCGTTCGGCAGCGGGTTTACATGGGGTGCTACAGTAATAAGAATATAG
- the plsX gene encoding phosphate acyltransferase PlsX: MIIALDAMGGDFAPASTVEGAIFAAKESKHKILLVGIEKILVGELLKYRGRYDLKSLNIEIINATEFITMDEHPAKAVRQKKDSSLSVCARLVADGKADAFVSMGNSGAAMSAALFYLKRIEGVLRPAISTVFPNFGGHCIIADMGANVDCTPEYLLQFGIMASLFCEKVASVENPRVGLVSIGEESTKGNELTLAAFELLKKADINFIGNVEGRDIPGGKVDVAICDGFVGNVILKLGEGLTEMMLKLIRKEFKQHPMTWASLPFLWLAIKDLRKRVDYSEFGGAPLLGVEGVCIIGHGSSNGKAVKNAIFAGAETAKHNIAAGIKEAILRYNNKVV; encoded by the coding sequence ATGATAATTGCTCTTGATGCAATGGGGGGGGATTTTGCGCCTGCTTCAACAGTTGAAGGTGCAATTTTTGCAGCTAAAGAATCCAAGCATAAAATTCTGCTTGTAGGAATAGAAAAAATTTTAGTAGGAGAACTCTTAAAATATAGAGGCCGCTATGATCTTAAGTCACTTAATATAGAGATAATAAATGCGACTGAATTTATTACTATGGATGAACATCCCGCCAAAGCTGTTCGTCAGAAAAAGGATTCTTCTTTATCCGTATGTGCAAGACTTGTGGCAGATGGTAAAGCTGATGCTTTTGTTTCTATGGGCAATTCCGGTGCTGCAATGTCTGCGGCACTTTTTTATTTAAAAAGAATAGAGGGTGTTTTAAGACCGGCAATTTCAACAGTTTTTCCAAACTTTGGCGGACATTGCATAATTGCCGATATGGGTGCAAATGTAGATTGTACGCCTGAATATCTTCTTCAGTTTGGAATAATGGCGAGTCTGTTTTGTGAAAAAGTTGCCAGTGTAGAGAATCCCAGAGTTGGTTTGGTTTCAATTGGCGAAGAGTCTACAAAGGGCAATGAACTTACACTGGCGGCTTTTGAGCTTCTAAAGAAGGCGGATATAAATTTTATAGGTAATGTCGAGGGGAGAGATATTCCTGGAGGCAAAGTCGATGTGGCTATATGTGACGGATTTGTAGGAAACGTAATATTAAAGTTAGGTGAGGGTCTTACTGAAATGATGCTTAAGCTTATCAGAAAAGAATTTAAGCAGCATCCGATGACGTGGGCGTCTCTTCCTTTTTTATGGCTTGCGATAAAAGATTTAAGAAAAAGAGTTGACTACAGCGAGTTCGGCGGCGCTCCACTTTTAGGTGTTGAGGGCGTATGTATAATAGGTCATGGAAGTTCAAATGGGAAAGCGGTGAAAAATGCAATTTTTGCTGGTGCGGAAACTGCAAAACATAATATTGCAGCTGGAATTAAGGAAGCGATATTAAGATATAATAATAAGGTCGTATAA
- the rpmF gene encoding 50S ribosomal protein L32, which yields MPNPKRKHTPHRRDCRRSANSKLDAPNLGKCLNCGAAKLSHRVCPECGFYNGRLIVPKKAKKSAEDIAEVNR from the coding sequence ATGCCAAATCCGAAAAGAAAACATACCCCTCATCGCAGGGATTGCAGGAGATCGGCGAACTCAAAGCTTGACGCACCTAATTTAGGTAAATGTTTAAATTGTGGTGCGGCAAAACTGTCGCATAGAGTATGTCCAGAGTGCGGATTTTATAATGGCAGACTCATTGTGCCTAAAAAGGCAAAAAAGTCTGCTGAGGATATAGCAGAGGTTAATAGATAA